From one Streptomyces sp. NBC_01478 genomic stretch:
- a CDS encoding DUF998 domain-containing protein, producing the protein MSRKNWLPLGAAVLVLNAVQWVVSEAVAAAAWTSPPYSYATNYISDLGVPNCGTRYQGRTICSPDHVLMNTSFIVQGVLLAIGVVLLAVPLLTGRARRVVIALAGAHAVGFLLVGLFHGSPAGPAYSLALHVAGASVAILCANTVVIMAGSLRSLRLPRAYRVFSIAVGALGLLSEAFVGASTSTAGIFERGGVYSWLLWSVVTGVSLLVRQARRTAGAKMPENVPA; encoded by the coding sequence ATGTCACGCAAGAACTGGCTTCCACTGGGAGCCGCCGTCCTGGTGCTGAACGCGGTGCAGTGGGTGGTGTCCGAGGCGGTCGCCGCGGCCGCCTGGACCAGCCCGCCCTACAGCTACGCGACGAACTACATCAGCGACCTGGGCGTCCCCAACTGCGGCACGCGCTATCAGGGCCGCACCATCTGTTCGCCGGATCACGTGCTGATGAACACGTCGTTCATCGTCCAGGGCGTCCTGCTCGCGATCGGTGTGGTGCTGCTGGCGGTCCCGCTGCTCACGGGCCGTGCGCGCCGTGTCGTCATCGCCCTCGCGGGCGCGCACGCGGTGGGCTTCCTGCTGGTCGGTCTGTTCCACGGCTCCCCGGCCGGCCCGGCCTACAGCCTGGCGCTGCACGTCGCGGGCGCGTCGGTCGCCATCCTGTGCGCGAACACGGTCGTGATCATGGCGGGCTCGCTGCGGAGCCTCCGACTGCCGCGCGCGTACCGCGTGTTCAGCATCGCGGTCGGCGCCCTGGGCCTGCTGAGCGAGGCGTTCGTGGGGGCCTCGACGAGCACGGCCGGCATCTTCGAGCGGGGCGGTGTCTACTCATGGCTGCTGTGGAGCGTCGTAACGGGCGTATCGCTCCTGGTCAGGCAGGCGCGCCGCACCGCCGGGGCGAAGATGCCGGAGAATGTCCCGGCGTGA
- a CDS encoding alpha/beta hydrolase, with product MSTAKNVVLVHGGFVDGSGWRGVYDALRADGYHVSVVQNPTLSLEGDVATTKRVLDAQDGPTVLVGHSYGGAVISEAGTHANVSALVYIAAFAPDKGESVNTLIADPPPGAPVPPILPPVDGFLFLDREKFAASFAGDLPAADAQFLADSQVPWGVDALAGAVTEPAWQTRPSFYLVATDDRMIPPPAQRVMAERAGATVTETAGSHAVYVSKPAEVAAFIAKAASSPTT from the coding sequence ATGAGCACAGCGAAGAACGTCGTTCTCGTGCACGGCGGTTTCGTCGACGGATCGGGCTGGCGGGGCGTCTACGACGCGCTCCGCGCCGACGGCTACCACGTGAGCGTCGTCCAGAACCCCACCCTGTCCCTCGAAGGCGACGTCGCCACGACCAAACGGGTCCTCGACGCCCAGGACGGCCCGACCGTACTCGTCGGACACTCCTACGGCGGCGCGGTGATCTCCGAGGCCGGCACCCACGCGAACGTGTCGGCGCTCGTGTACATCGCGGCGTTCGCGCCCGACAAGGGCGAGTCCGTGAACACCCTCATCGCCGACCCGCCGCCCGGAGCGCCCGTGCCGCCGATCCTGCCGCCCGTCGACGGGTTCCTCTTCCTGGACCGGGAGAAGTTCGCCGCGTCCTTCGCCGGTGATCTGCCCGCCGCCGACGCCCAGTTCCTCGCCGACTCCCAAGTGCCCTGGGGAGTGGACGCGTTGGCGGGCGCGGTCACCGAGCCCGCCTGGCAGACCAGGCCGAGTTTCTACCTCGTCGCCACCGACGACCGCATGATCCCGCCGCCCGCCCAGCGCGTCATGGCCGAGCGGGCCGGAGCGACCGTGACGGAGACCGCCGGCAGCCACGCCGTGTACGTGTCCAAGCCCGCCGAGGTCGCCGCGTTCATCGCGAAGGCGGCTTCCAGCCCCACCACTTGA
- a CDS encoding carotenoid oxygenase family protein — translation MTNENENETPVPLYLQGRFAPVPEEHTAAELTVRGTLPPDLDGRYLRNGPNPLPGEDRGHWFTGPGMLHGIRLRGGRAEWYRNRWVRTRELEGHPFVRADGTIDLAATPANTHVIRHADTVLALCEVGLPYWVTPELETEGPYDFGGKLTTAMTAHPKEDPVTGELHLFGTGFAPPYLTYHRVTPEGVLLDSRPIDVPGPTMMHDFAITEHHIVWLDLPVVFDPVLAGRGGMPYRWAEAYGARIGIMSREHGSTDVRWFDVDPCYVFHVGNAYEDAQGCVVLDAVRYDDAGFRKVWGDIGGPTGQSVPSVPSGPVGVREPGHTQAPSVLYRWTLDPVAGRVTESQLDDREAEFPTHNETLTGRPNRYLYTVNGDGIAKHDLTRRTGDVHKTPGSRYSGEAVFVPASDGTDEDAGWLVSLVSDDDGAAGELLVLDASDLAVQAVVELPYPVPSGFHGSWLPEPAEQA, via the coding sequence ATGACGAACGAGAACGAGAACGAGACCCCTGTTCCCCTCTACCTCCAGGGCCGCTTCGCGCCGGTCCCCGAGGAACACACCGCCGCCGAACTCACCGTACGGGGCACCCTCCCGCCCGACCTGGACGGCCGCTATCTGCGCAACGGCCCCAACCCGCTGCCCGGCGAGGACCGGGGGCACTGGTTCACCGGCCCCGGCATGCTCCACGGCATCCGGCTGCGCGGCGGCCGAGCCGAGTGGTACCGCAACAGGTGGGTCCGCACAAGGGAGTTGGAGGGCCACCCCTTCGTCCGCGCGGACGGCACCATCGACCTGGCCGCCACGCCCGCCAACACCCATGTGATCCGGCACGCCGACACCGTGCTCGCCCTGTGCGAGGTGGGCCTTCCCTACTGGGTCACGCCGGAGCTGGAGACCGAGGGGCCCTACGACTTCGGTGGGAAACTGACCACCGCGATGACCGCGCATCCCAAGGAGGACCCGGTCACCGGTGAACTGCACCTGTTCGGGACCGGGTTCGCGCCGCCGTACCTCACCTACCACCGGGTCACCCCGGAGGGCGTGCTGCTCGACAGCCGGCCGATCGACGTTCCCGGGCCGACGATGATGCACGACTTCGCCATCACCGAGCACCACATCGTGTGGCTGGACCTGCCCGTCGTCTTCGACCCCGTCCTGGCCGGGCGCGGCGGGATGCCGTACCGGTGGGCCGAGGCGTACGGCGCGCGGATCGGGATCATGTCCCGTGAGCACGGTTCCACCGACGTGCGCTGGTTCGACGTCGATCCCTGCTACGTCTTCCATGTGGGCAACGCCTATGAGGACGCGCAGGGGTGTGTGGTCCTGGACGCGGTGCGCTACGACGACGCCGGCTTCCGGAAGGTCTGGGGCGACATCGGCGGACCCACCGGGCAGAGCGTCCCGAGTGTGCCGAGCGGCCCGGTCGGGGTGCGGGAGCCGGGGCACACCCAGGCCCCCTCCGTCCTGTACCGGTGGACCCTGGACCCGGTGGCCGGCCGGGTCACCGAGTCCCAACTGGACGACCGCGAGGCCGAGTTCCCCACCCACAACGAGACCCTCACCGGGCGCCCGAACCGCTACCTCTACACCGTCAACGGTGACGGCATCGCCAAGCACGACCTCACCCGCCGGACCGGTGACGTCCACAAGACGCCCGGCAGCCGCTACTCCGGCGAGGCCGTCTTCGTACCGGCGTCGGACGGTACCGACGAGGACGCGGGCTGGCTCGTGTCGCTCGTCTCGGACGACGACGGCGCGGCGGGGGAGCTGCTCGTCCTCGACGCCTCGGACCTCGCGGTGCAGGCGGTCGTCGAGCTGCCGTACCCGGTTCCGTCCGGCTTCCACGGCAGTTGGCTGCCCGAGCCTGCCGAACAGGCCTGA
- a CDS encoding RNA polymerase sigma factor, whose amino-acid sequence MVTLDRPTDEELTRRAQAGESGALGLLLTRHQAPMRAVALSLLGYGPDAEDAVQDAALTALRRIGGVREPAAVGAWLRAIVRNASRMRLRAVREFPGLDGLESAHLGDLVEPAQPERLIEQHALRDWIWDAVEELPQEQQLVLMLRHFSGITSYQEIAEACEVPVGTVRSRLNQARAKMAKVLLSTATGGHDDAAALTEDSRQEAEVTLDGAMRGQLPPEILELWPAETELVGVLNKEGGRLHPFPAMRETRTKGVTQHLRHVVASRDIAIWEMEAVNPAGISNPCPPTLAWLMFRREGRVRRLRVVFPGAGATSGGAQQLS is encoded by the coding sequence ATGGTGACCCTCGACCGTCCCACGGATGAGGAACTCACCCGCAGGGCCCAGGCCGGCGAGTCCGGCGCCCTGGGGCTGCTGCTGACGCGCCATCAGGCGCCCATGCGCGCCGTCGCGTTGAGCCTGCTCGGCTACGGCCCCGATGCCGAGGACGCCGTCCAGGACGCCGCGTTGACCGCGCTGCGGCGGATCGGCGGCGTACGGGAACCGGCGGCCGTCGGGGCCTGGCTGCGGGCGATCGTACGGAACGCCTCCCGGATGAGGCTGCGGGCCGTCCGGGAGTTCCCCGGCCTCGACGGGCTGGAGTCCGCGCATCTGGGCGACCTCGTCGAGCCCGCGCAGCCGGAGCGGCTGATCGAGCAGCACGCGCTGCGGGACTGGATCTGGGACGCGGTGGAGGAACTGCCGCAGGAGCAGCAACTGGTGCTGATGCTGCGGCACTTCAGCGGGATCACCTCGTACCAGGAGATCGCCGAGGCCTGCGAGGTGCCGGTCGGCACCGTGCGCAGCCGGCTCAACCAGGCCCGGGCGAAGATGGCCAAGGTGCTGCTGTCGACCGCGACCGGTGGCCACGACGACGCCGCCGCGCTCACCGAGGACAGCCGGCAGGAGGCCGAGGTCACGCTGGACGGCGCCATGCGCGGCCAACTGCCGCCGGAGATCCTGGAGTTGTGGCCGGCGGAGACCGAACTGGTCGGCGTCCTCAACAAGGAGGGCGGACGCCTCCATCCCTTCCCGGCCATGCGGGAGACCCGGACCAAGGGCGTGACCCAGCATCTGCGTCATGTCGTGGCCAGCCGAGACATCGCCATCTGGGAGATGGAGGCGGTCAATCCCGCCGGTATCTCGAACCCCTGCCCGCCCACTCTCGCCTGGCTGATGTTCCGGCGCGAGGGGCGGGTGCGGAGGCTCCGGGTGGTGTTCCCGGGGGCGGGGGCGACGTCAGGTGGCGCGCAGCAGCTCTCGTAG